One window of the Natronomonas marina genome contains the following:
- a CDS encoding CDGSH iron-sulfur domain-containing protein — MAREVRHEATDPAILDADDLGDDGKLYVCRCGLSAKQPLCDGSHRRTEDETDGVVYRYDPDGDDERRVVEGIELAEE, encoded by the coding sequence ATGGCACGCGAGGTGCGACACGAGGCGACCGACCCGGCGATTCTCGACGCCGACGACCTGGGCGACGACGGGAAACTGTACGTCTGTCGCTGCGGACTTTCGGCGAAACAGCCCCTCTGTGACGGCTCTCACAGGCGAACCGAGGACGAGACCGACGGGGTCGTCTATCGGTACGACCCGGACGGCGACGACGAGCGCCGCGTCGTCGAGGGGATCGAACTCGCCGAGGAGTAG
- a CDS encoding alpha/beta fold hydrolase, translating into MKTDELGSGDDLLFVMGWGNRVDGTNERWFATQLAEAGYRVTLVELPTNPTDFERESLAPVADVRDGLDSPVVVGHSTGGLVAAHLQPERVVYVSPWWAFYGEKIRGSLLEWGSKLPIETPVVPIDFDREEVGPRVTDRGWERVPDRVSPAFVREIRRAQAELPPIADGARVCVSLSDTVVGLQGVGERVPPERVHLYEGRHEPFTAEDRTAATAVVVDALDATESDGNV; encoded by the coding sequence GTGAAGACGGACGAACTCGGGAGCGGCGACGACCTGCTGTTCGTGATGGGGTGGGGCAACCGCGTCGACGGGACCAACGAGCGGTGGTTCGCCACGCAACTGGCCGAGGCGGGCTACCGCGTGACGCTCGTGGAACTGCCGACGAACCCCACCGACTTCGAGAGGGAGTCCCTCGCGCCCGTCGCCGACGTCCGGGACGGACTCGACTCGCCGGTCGTCGTCGGCCACAGCACGGGCGGACTCGTTGCGGCGCACCTCCAGCCGGAGCGAGTCGTCTACGTCAGCCCGTGGTGGGCGTTCTACGGCGAGAAGATACGGGGCAGTCTGCTCGAGTGGGGCTCGAAGCTTCCCATCGAGACGCCCGTGGTCCCCATCGACTTCGACCGCGAGGAGGTCGGCCCACGGGTGACCGACCGGGGCTGGGAGCGGGTCCCCGACCGCGTCTCGCCGGCCTTCGTCCGCGAGATACGCCGAGCGCAGGCGGAGCTACCGCCGATAGCCGACGGCGCACGCGTCTGTGTCTCGCTTTCGGACACCGTCGTCGGCCTGCAGGGCGTCGGCGAGCGGGTCCCGCCCGAACGCGTCCACCTCTACGAGGGCCGCCACGAGCCGTTCACCGCCGAGGATCGGACGGCCGCCACCGCCGTCGTCGTCGACGCCCTCGACGCGACCGAGTCGGATGGTAACGTCTGA
- a CDS encoding RNA-guided endonuclease InsQ/TnpB family protein, whose translation MSGRPQRTNEYTAEPISDRYRECLFEWLAAHAPLWNQITYRRRQAYFDDDKDVWDVAYDDLYDEYAPVLGTATCQQVARKNSEAWRSFFRLLDKYHGDDPSVTEKPSPPGYWGNRNDGYDLHGLVRNDLYTFDWNEDTSTLEFGVGDVLEDKYDFEYQERVTLEARGDPQWNGDDSRLELTYDEAADTVRVKHPVRIRPDQLQEQRLDAFTHTLHPENATHSAAIDVGANNTLAIVTTTGETAVYHARPQFKQFRQYSAKIARRQSELPEERYSSPRIQRLYDERTRKRDHSRNAAVKHAAEWLLERNVDTVYVGDLSDVLSTHWSATVNEKTHAFWSHGQLTDRLELTLGDVGITVKEVNEADSSSECPACGSEDVHRAGDSFRCYVCDLDAHSDVAGAWNLLQDEVGPMARPAALSVGRGRDAPADGAYWEWDDHGWRPTVFREQSRSPDQTSLSEPASSQPGQSAGRIAHGGIPRL comes from the coding sequence GTGAGTGGACGACCACAGCGAACGAACGAGTACACCGCCGAACCAATCAGTGACCGGTATCGGGAGTGCTTGTTCGAGTGGTTGGCCGCCCACGCCCCCCTGTGGAATCAGATCACCTACCGACGCCGCCAAGCCTACTTCGACGACGACAAAGACGTCTGGGACGTAGCATACGACGACTTGTACGACGAGTACGCACCCGTCCTCGGGACAGCAACGTGCCAGCAGGTCGCCCGGAAGAATAGCGAAGCGTGGCGGTCGTTCTTCCGACTCCTCGACAAATACCACGGTGACGACCCCAGCGTGACGGAGAAACCCAGTCCGCCTGGCTACTGGGGCAACCGAAACGACGGGTACGACCTGCACGGCCTCGTCCGCAACGACCTCTACACCTTCGACTGGAACGAGGACACGAGTACGCTGGAATTTGGCGTCGGTGACGTGTTAGAAGACAAGTACGACTTCGAGTATCAAGAGCGCGTCACGCTCGAAGCCCGTGGTGACCCGCAGTGGAACGGTGACGATTCGAGGTTGGAACTCACCTACGACGAGGCGGCCGACACGGTTCGCGTCAAGCATCCGGTTCGCATTCGGCCAGACCAATTGCAGGAGCAGCGACTGGATGCCTTCACTCACACACTCCACCCGGAGAACGCGACGCACTCGGCCGCCATCGACGTCGGCGCGAACAACACCCTCGCCATCGTCACCACCACCGGCGAAACCGCCGTCTACCACGCTCGTCCCCAATTCAAGCAGTTCCGGCAGTATTCGGCGAAAATCGCCCGTCGGCAATCTGAACTGCCCGAGGAGCGGTATTCGAGTCCTCGGATTCAGCGGTTGTACGACGAGCGAACGCGAAAGCGTGACCACAGCCGGAACGCGGCGGTGAAGCACGCTGCTGAGTGGCTGCTGGAACGGAACGTAGACACGGTGTACGTCGGCGACCTTTCCGACGTACTGTCCACGCACTGGTCCGCTACGGTGAACGAGAAAACGCACGCATTTTGGAGTCACGGGCAGCTCACCGACCGGCTCGAACTCACGCTCGGAGACGTTGGAATCACCGTCAAAGAAGTGAACGAGGCGGATTCAAGTAGCGAGTGCCCGGCGTGTGGGTCGGAGGACGTTCACCGTGCTGGTGACTCGTTCCGCTGCTACGTGTGTGACTTAGACGCTCACAGCGATGTAGCTGGGGCGTGGAATCTGCTGCAAGACGAAGTAGGGCCGATGGCTCGGCCTGCTGCCCTGTCTGTTGGACGCGGCAGGGACGCACCCGCTGACGGGGCGTACTGGGAGTGGGACGACCACGGCTGGAGACCCACAGTATTTCGGGAACAGTCGCGGTCGCCCGACCAAACCAGCCTCAGCGAACCCGCAAGTTCACAGCCGGGGCAATCGGCTGGCCGGATTGCCCACGGAGGAATCCCACGGCTTTAG
- the rbcL gene encoding type III ribulose-bisphosphate carboxylase, producing the protein MEYADFLDETYEPDEADLVCTFRLVPGAGLSVGEAAARVASESSNGTWATLAPESDVAQYSAVACDIGPAGDHGTEVTVAYPEALFEDGSLAQVLSCIAGNILGMKAVETIRLLDCEWPAGLARSFPGPQFGSAVRSELLDAGDRPPLATVPKPKVGLSTAEHARVGYEAWVGGLDLLKDDENLTDQDFNPFERRVSESLEMRDRAESETGERKDYLVNVTAETDEMVRRAEYVADQGGSFVMVDVVTTGWSAVQTVRRRTEDLDLAIHAHRAMHAALDRLPQHGVSMRCLAQFARLAGVDHIHTGTAGLGKLENEDTAGINEWLRGEFHGLRDVLPVASGGLHPGIVDDLLAALGTDVMVQAGGGVHGHPNGTEAGARALRAAVEAHVDGESLESRAETVPELATALEKWGTETPR; encoded by the coding sequence ATGGAGTACGCTGATTTCCTCGACGAGACGTACGAACCCGACGAGGCGGACCTCGTCTGTACGTTCCGCCTCGTGCCGGGCGCGGGCCTCTCCGTCGGGGAGGCCGCCGCCCGGGTCGCCTCCGAGAGTTCCAACGGCACCTGGGCGACCCTCGCGCCGGAGTCGGACGTCGCACAGTACTCGGCGGTGGCCTGCGACATCGGGCCGGCGGGCGACCACGGGACCGAGGTGACCGTCGCCTACCCCGAGGCGCTCTTCGAGGACGGGAGTCTGGCGCAGGTGCTGTCCTGCATCGCGGGCAACATCCTGGGGATGAAGGCGGTCGAGACCATCCGGCTGCTGGACTGCGAGTGGCCCGCGGGGCTGGCGCGGTCGTTCCCCGGCCCGCAGTTCGGGTCGGCGGTCCGGTCGGAACTGCTGGACGCCGGCGACCGGCCGCCGCTGGCGACGGTGCCGAAACCGAAGGTCGGCCTCTCGACGGCCGAACACGCTCGGGTCGGCTACGAGGCGTGGGTCGGCGGTCTCGACCTCCTGAAGGACGACGAGAACCTCACCGACCAGGACTTCAACCCCTTCGAGCGCCGCGTGAGCGAGTCCCTGGAGATGCGCGACCGCGCCGAGTCCGAGACCGGCGAGCGGAAGGACTACCTCGTCAACGTCACCGCAGAGACCGACGAGATGGTCCGCAGGGCCGAGTACGTCGCCGACCAGGGCGGCTCGTTCGTCATGGTCGACGTCGTCACGACGGGCTGGAGCGCCGTCCAGACCGTCCGACGGCGGACCGAGGACCTCGATTTGGCCATCCACGCCCACCGCGCGATGCACGCCGCCTTAGACCGCCTGCCGCAACACGGCGTCTCGATGCGCTGTCTCGCCCAGTTCGCCCGCCTGGCCGGCGTCGACCACATTCACACCGGGACGGCTGGCCTCGGCAAACTGGAAAACGAGGACACCGCGGGCATCAACGAGTGGCTCCGCGGCGAGTTCCACGGCCTCCGGGACGTCCTGCCGGTCGCCTCCGGCGGTCTCCATCCCGGCATCGTCGACGACCTGCTCGCGGCGCTCGGCACGGACGTGATGGTTCAGGCCGGCGGCGGCGTCCACGGCCACCCCAACGGCACCGAGGCCGGGGCCCGTGCCCTCCGGGCGGCCGTCGAGGCGCACGTCGACGGCGAGTCGCTCGAATCGCGGGCCGAGACGGTGCCCGAACTGGCGACCGCCCTCGAGAAGTGGGGCACCGAGACGCCGCGGTAG
- a CDS encoding HAD-IIA family hydrolase, whose amino-acid sequence MDYEGAVLDLDGTVYRGDRLLPGAGAAVERLRAAGVRTLFFSNNPTKSRAEYVERLDSLGIEARPEEVLSAGTVTTRFLADEHADDAVFLIGSPGLKRQFETAGLDFVADATDADVLVVSYAREFGYGDMLAGYRALEAGARFYGTDPDMLIPADGGMIPGSGAVINAVGGVLGREPDRIIGKPSTEARRAALDALDVPAERCFVAGDRLDTDIALGERAGMTTVLVRTGVTTDADLETSDVSPDHVVDSLEDLPSALPE is encoded by the coding sequence ATGGACTACGAGGGGGCGGTGCTGGACCTGGACGGGACGGTTTATCGCGGCGACCGACTGCTCCCCGGGGCGGGCGCGGCGGTCGAGCGACTCCGGGCAGCCGGCGTTCGGACGCTGTTCTTCTCGAACAACCCGACGAAGTCGCGGGCGGAGTACGTCGAACGACTCGACTCCCTCGGTATCGAGGCCCGCCCCGAGGAGGTGCTGTCGGCGGGGACGGTCACGACCCGGTTCCTCGCCGACGAACACGCCGACGACGCGGTGTTTCTGATCGGGTCGCCCGGCCTGAAACGCCAGTTCGAGACGGCGGGACTGGACTTCGTGGCGGACGCCACCGACGCGGACGTGCTCGTGGTCTCCTACGCGCGGGAGTTCGGCTACGGCGACATGCTGGCCGGCTACCGCGCTCTGGAGGCCGGCGCGAGGTTCTACGGTACGGACCCCGACATGCTGATACCGGCCGACGGCGGGATGATTCCGGGGTCGGGCGCGGTCATCAACGCCGTCGGCGGCGTCCTCGGACGAGAGCCCGACAGAATCATCGGCAAGCCGTCGACGGAGGCTCGGCGGGCCGCTCTCGACGCACTCGATGTACCGGCGGAGCGGTGTTTCGTGGCCGGCGACCGCCTCGACACGGACATCGCGCTCGGCGAGCGGGCCGGCATGACGACGGTGCTCGTCCGGACCGGCGTGACGACCGACGCGGACCTCGAGACCAGCGACGTCTCGCCCGACCACGTCGTCGACTCGCTCGAGGACCTGCCGTCAGCGCTCCCCGAGTGA
- a CDS encoding AAA domain-containing protein: protein MNVRGPVVEARDARTVETSRGTSELAEVLVRPERGAGDPVQVTLWGKWTETADLLEAGMELLVTDVEKGEFRGETQYATTGESAVVVEPDFLVDVTDIRGWVQCPRIYYLNKLSGVPLKYPVVKGTVVHEVFDDLLRGRDLAQSIDERVAEAALDIGLLGETADAVAEDVRQNAAAIQGWLQQGALGETDSWRSEQTLLSERFGIKGRADAVRRGTPVELKTGKNTSRDPRFQDKVQAACYALLLADDVAEAPDTGTLLYTKNTALDRSEASGDLSPAKDFSIGPGFLQFVLRQRNEIAAAEYDLTVPTGYEADAKCEYCFEQDTCMVVAGRLDQESKAGQIGEPLPDEERAYFERFYRAIEAERREVHAEYRKLWEQSAAERADDDRALIDLEPLGREGVSGGRWRLSARRTSDAVSKIREGDRVLASDGHPTRGTAELATVESLGEEVVVVADEPLDLRRVDVYPSEIGVDRRLSGLHDAVLRGDPDRKDVLFGRRDPAFDGDERTYIDNNAAQNEAVNRAVTAEDFALVHGPPGTGKTYTLARTVRALVEDGERVLLSAFTNRAVDNAIEALEEQGFTDVVRWGSESGVREDMQEYRLERSGDPEERAGALREARVIAATTAACGSRALKAQSFDVAVVDEAGQLTEPGTFLAANLADRFVLVGDHEQLPPVVRAENDLQESLFERLIETYPDAGVMLDRQYRMSQRVQYFSSREFYDGALRPASGEVAARRLADLPGVDADVLPPELRDPVSFVDPDGTATGNSNPAEADRVAEIVAAYREAGVDADDIGVIAPFRAQVAEISRRLPDVAVDTVDRFQGSAKEVIVVSFVATGDLDSPIFEDHRRVNVALTRAKRALALVGDEGALRSVPFYERMLEWAARPER from the coding sequence GTGAACGTACGGGGCCCCGTCGTCGAGGCTCGTGACGCCCGAACCGTCGAGACGAGCCGCGGCACTTCGGAACTGGCGGAGGTGCTCGTCCGGCCGGAGCGTGGCGCGGGCGACCCCGTCCAGGTGACGCTGTGGGGCAAGTGGACCGAGACGGCCGACCTGCTCGAAGCCGGGATGGAACTGCTGGTCACCGACGTCGAGAAAGGGGAGTTCCGCGGCGAGACGCAGTACGCGACCACGGGCGAGTCGGCCGTCGTCGTCGAACCGGACTTCCTCGTCGACGTGACCGACATCCGCGGGTGGGTACAGTGTCCCCGAATCTACTACCTGAACAAGCTCTCGGGCGTCCCGCTGAAGTACCCCGTCGTCAAGGGGACGGTCGTCCACGAGGTGTTCGACGACCTGCTGCGGGGCCGGGACCTCGCGCAGAGCATCGACGAGCGGGTCGCGGAGGCCGCACTCGACATCGGACTCCTGGGCGAGACGGCCGACGCCGTCGCCGAGGACGTCAGACAGAACGCCGCCGCAATCCAGGGGTGGCTCCAGCAGGGCGCCCTCGGCGAGACCGACTCCTGGCGCTCCGAGCAGACGCTCCTCTCCGAGCGGTTCGGCATCAAGGGTCGGGCCGACGCCGTCCGCCGGGGGACGCCAGTCGAACTCAAGACCGGCAAGAACACGAGCCGGGACCCCCGATTCCAGGACAAGGTCCAGGCGGCCTGCTACGCGCTCCTCCTGGCCGACGACGTCGCCGAGGCGCCGGACACGGGGACGCTGCTGTACACGAAGAACACGGCCCTGGACAGGAGCGAGGCCTCGGGCGACCTCTCGCCGGCCAAGGACTTCTCCATCGGTCCGGGCTTTCTGCAGTTCGTCCTCCGGCAGCGCAACGAGATAGCGGCCGCCGAGTACGACCTGACGGTCCCGACCGGCTACGAGGCGGACGCCAAGTGCGAGTACTGCTTCGAGCAGGACACCTGCATGGTCGTCGCCGGCCGCCTCGACCAGGAGTCGAAGGCGGGGCAAATCGGCGAGCCCCTGCCGGACGAGGAACGGGCCTACTTCGAGCGGTTCTACCGCGCCATCGAGGCCGAGCGCCGCGAGGTCCACGCCGAGTACCGGAAACTGTGGGAGCAGTCCGCGGCGGAGCGGGCCGACGACGACCGCGCGCTGATCGACCTCGAACCGCTCGGCCGGGAGGGCGTCTCCGGCGGTCGCTGGCGGCTGTCGGCCCGCCGAACGAGCGACGCCGTCTCGAAGATACGCGAGGGCGACCGCGTGCTGGCCAGCGACGGCCACCCGACCCGCGGGACGGCCGAACTCGCCACCGTCGAGTCGCTCGGCGAGGAGGTGGTCGTGGTCGCCGACGAGCCGCTGGACCTCCGGCGGGTCGACGTCTACCCGTCCGAAATCGGCGTCGACCGCCGGCTCTCGGGGCTGCACGACGCCGTCCTGCGGGGCGACCCCGACCGGAAGGACGTCCTCTTCGGGCGGCGCGACCCCGCCTTCGACGGCGACGAGCGGACCTACATCGACAACAACGCCGCCCAGAACGAGGCGGTCAACCGCGCCGTCACCGCCGAGGACTTCGCACTGGTCCACGGGCCGCCGGGGACGGGCAAGACCTACACGCTGGCCCGGACGGTCCGGGCGCTGGTCGAAGACGGCGAGCGGGTCCTGCTGTCGGCGTTCACGAACCGCGCGGTCGACAACGCCATCGAAGCTCTCGAAGAGCAGGGCTTCACCGACGTCGTCCGGTGGGGTTCGGAGTCCGGCGTCCGCGAGGACATGCAGGAGTACCGCCTGGAGCGGTCGGGCGACCCCGAGGAGCGGGCCGGCGCGCTCCGGGAGGCGCGGGTGATTGCGGCGACGACCGCCGCCTGCGGGTCGCGGGCGCTGAAGGCCCAGTCGTTCGATGTCGCCGTCGTCGACGAGGCCGGCCAACTGACCGAGCCGGGGACCTTCCTCGCGGCGAACCTCGCCGACCGGTTCGTCCTCGTCGGCGACCACGAGCAGTTGCCGCCCGTGGTTCGCGCCGAGAACGACCTCCAAGAGTCGCTGTTCGAGCGGCTCATCGAGACCTATCCCGACGCGGGCGTGATGCTCGACCGACAGTACCGGATGAGCCAGCGGGTCCAGTACTTCTCCAGCCGGGAGTTCTACGACGGGGCGTTGCGGCCGGCCTCCGGGGAGGTTGCGGCCCGGCGGCTCGCGGACCTGCCGGGCGTCGACGCCGACGTCCTGCCGCCGGAGCTCCGTGACCCCGTCTCCTTCGTCGACCCGGACGGGACGGCGACGGGCAACTCCAATCCGGCGGAAGCCGACCGGGTCGCCGAGATCGTCGCGGCCTACCGCGAGGCCGGCGTCGACGCCGACGACATCGGCGTCATCGCGCCGTTCCGGGCACAGGTGGCCGAAATCTCCCGCCGGCTGCCGGACGTGGCCGTCGACACCGTCGACCGCTTCCAGGGCTCCGCCAAGGAGGTTATCGTCGTCTCCTTCGTGGCCACCGGGGACCTCGATAGTCCGATCTTCGAGGACCACCGCCGGGTCAACGTCGCGCTGACGAGGGCCAAGCGGGCGCTCGCGCTGGTCGGCGACGAGGGTGCGCTCCGCAGCGTGCCGTTCTACGAGCGGATGCTGGAGTGGGCAGCGAGGCCCGAGCGATAG
- a CDS encoding penicillin acylase family protein: MRRRSFLGAAGAAAGLVGSGQVTATTLQGQEDGPLEEVEILTDEYGVSHVYADDVYSLAYGNGYVQARDRLFQMDALRLVGRGESAEWLGPAQLPSDIEVRRDLYSRDRINQQWEDASETTRAALRGFSDGVNRKIVERIAEGELPGEFAALGRPIEPWKPEDSIAWINYALGFFGVNGGAELSNARTLAEMFENFESERDAWAAYDDLNNVVVPEEHYGSVLSSEVDDTDERALEYDELSEDQLDAIRAARDAVPWGIDEGLPVPDGLTEGLREARGMLNGFRFGSNAVIVGEEHTAGEKPLLGAGPQMGLFKPPIPYEVGIHGAGFDIVGMGVVAAPALVIGRTPDIAWTVTTSQDEMIDTIAVELDPEDRHRYRWNGEWHEMATQQVRHYTNPVGGAAQGQTSPGEYTVVRQEVARVEQEGTSMPVIAWNPEENVAYCQRITSRMDELDGAFQWAEVGRANSIDEFESYISEFPFGFNFHVVSDDEIAYFRTGKLPDRRGDGDPRMPKPQAEHDWGGFEFGTSVASVRNPERGYVVNWNNAPAPGWRAGSSEQQWGTVHRVDVMDRLIREAIARTGGELTRQDVEDIVEDCSVEHPYAPRSVPAMLEAVAPGFVDDQLTAMGEELETWAATDYSFRPGSNGTYDNGGMAIWEETRKELQELVFRDELGEQTPTLNYDPTNADGMGGGDPHAADHGATVNEDVTLVAAIDGDTEYRWFGSPGDDADGSTQSEVIRKAMQRAADTLEERYGSPDPADWLLENRQSEFSPLGAANADRVPMTNRSSFPQSYVVGEGLENGASLPPSNSGHQNVVELLGTLAGNEPDRLTNQLDLYENFEYKPLPLAREGVEERATAQETLRTQSEEIADAGRPVTDLAVKLFSVPGGGLRAVRDLTGQLDRSVNGILDDIGGAAATDVDSGEEDETEDETEDGPGVTIPGFDGLSLGER; the protein is encoded by the coding sequence ATGAGACGCAGAAGCTTCCTCGGGGCTGCAGGGGCAGCCGCGGGGCTGGTCGGAAGCGGGCAGGTGACTGCAACGACGCTCCAGGGGCAGGAGGACGGACCGCTCGAGGAGGTCGAAATTCTCACCGACGAGTACGGGGTCAGTCACGTCTACGCCGACGACGTGTACTCGCTGGCGTACGGCAACGGCTACGTCCAGGCGCGGGACCGACTCTTCCAGATGGACGCCCTCCGGCTCGTCGGCAGGGGCGAAAGCGCCGAGTGGCTCGGCCCCGCACAGTTGCCCTCCGACATCGAGGTCCGGCGGGACCTCTACAGCCGCGACCGGATAAACCAGCAGTGGGAAGACGCGAGCGAGACCACGAGAGCGGCGCTGCGGGGGTTCAGCGACGGCGTCAACCGGAAGATCGTCGAACGCATCGCCGAGGGGGAGCTTCCGGGGGAGTTCGCCGCGCTCGGTCGCCCCATCGAGCCCTGGAAGCCCGAGGACTCCATCGCGTGGATCAACTACGCGCTGGGCTTCTTCGGCGTCAACGGCGGCGCGGAACTGTCGAACGCCCGGACGCTCGCGGAGATGTTCGAGAACTTCGAGTCCGAGCGGGACGCCTGGGCGGCCTACGACGACCTCAACAACGTCGTCGTCCCCGAGGAACACTACGGGTCGGTGCTGTCCAGCGAGGTCGACGACACCGACGAGCGCGCTCTCGAGTACGACGAACTCTCCGAGGACCAACTCGACGCCATCAGGGCGGCCAGGGACGCGGTTCCGTGGGGCATCGACGAGGGGCTCCCGGTACCGGACGGTCTCACCGAGGGGCTCCGGGAGGCTCGCGGTATGCTCAACGGGTTCAGGTTCGGCTCCAACGCCGTCATCGTCGGCGAGGAACACACCGCAGGCGAGAAACCACTCCTGGGCGCCGGGCCGCAGATGGGGCTGTTCAAGCCACCCATCCCCTACGAGGTCGGGATTCACGGCGCCGGCTTCGACATCGTCGGGATGGGCGTCGTCGCCGCGCCGGCGCTGGTCATCGGTCGGACGCCCGATATCGCCTGGACGGTGACGACCTCCCAGGACGAGATGATAGACACCATCGCGGTCGAACTCGACCCCGAGGACCGACACCGCTACCGCTGGAACGGCGAGTGGCACGAGATGGCCACCCAGCAGGTGCGACACTACACGAACCCCGTCGGCGGCGCGGCCCAGGGCCAGACGAGTCCCGGCGAGTACACGGTCGTCCGCCAGGAGGTCGCCCGCGTCGAACAGGAGGGAACCTCGATGCCGGTCATCGCGTGGAACCCCGAGGAGAACGTCGCCTACTGCCAGCGGATAACGTCCCGGATGGACGAGCTAGACGGCGCCTTCCAGTGGGCCGAGGTTGGCCGCGCCAACAGCATCGACGAGTTCGAATCGTACATCTCGGAGTTCCCGTTCGGGTTCAATTTCCACGTCGTCAGCGACGACGAGATAGCCTACTTCCGGACGGGAAAGCTGCCGGACCGACGGGGAGATGGCGACCCACGGATGCCGAAGCCCCAGGCCGAACACGACTGGGGCGGCTTCGAGTTCGGCACCAGCGTCGCCAGCGTCCGCAACCCCGAGCGGGGTTACGTGGTCAACTGGAACAACGCGCCCGCACCGGGCTGGCGGGCCGGTAGCTCCGAACAGCAGTGGGGCACCGTCCACAGGGTCGACGTGATGGACCGGCTGATCCGGGAGGCCATAGCGCGGACCGGCGGCGAGTTGACCCGTCAGGACGTCGAGGACATCGTCGAGGACTGCAGCGTCGAACACCCCTACGCCCCCCGCTCGGTGCCGGCCATGCTGGAGGCGGTCGCACCGGGGTTCGTCGACGACCAGCTGACGGCGATGGGCGAGGAGCTCGAAACGTGGGCAGCGACGGACTACTCGTTCCGGCCCGGCTCGAACGGCACCTACGACAACGGCGGGATGGCCATCTGGGAGGAAACGCGAAAGGAGCTCCAGGAACTGGTCTTCCGGGACGAACTCGGCGAGCAGACGCCGACGCTGAACTACGACCCGACGAACGCCGACGGGATGGGCGGCGGCGACCCCCACGCCGCCGACCACGGCGCGACCGTAAACGAGGACGTCACGCTGGTGGCCGCCATCGACGGCGACACCGAGTACCGCTGGTTCGGGAGTCCGGGGGACGACGCCGACGGGTCCACGCAAAGCGAGGTGATCCGGAAGGCGATGCAGCGGGCGGCCGACACCCTCGAAGAGCGGTACGGCAGCCCCGACCCCGCCGACTGGCTGCTGGAGAACCGGCAAAGCGAGTTCTCCCCGCTGGGCGCCGCCAACGCCGACCGGGTGCCGATGACGAACCGGTCGAGCTTCCCGCAGTCGTACGTCGTCGGGGAGGGACTGGAAAACGGCGCGTCGCTGCCGCCGAGCAACTCCGGTCACCAGAACGTCGTCGAACTGCTGGGAACGCTGGCGGGCAACGAGCCCGACCGCCTGACGAACCAGCTGGACCTCTACGAAAACTTCGAGTACAAGCCGCTGCCGCTGGCCCGCGAGGGCGTCGAGGAGCGGGCGACCGCACAGGAGACGCTGCGGACCCAAAGCGAGGAAATAGCCGACGCCGGACGGCCGGTGACGGACCTGGCCGTAAAGCTCTTCTCGGTTCCCGGCGGCGGCCTCCGGGCGGTCCGCGACCTCACCGGCCAGCTCGACCGGAGCGTCAACGGCATCCTCGACGACATCGGGGGTGCGGCCGCGACCGACGTCGACTCCGGCGAAGAAGACGAGACGGAAGACGAGACGGAAGACGGTCCCGGCGTGACGATTCCGGGATTCGACGGTCTCTCACTCGGGGAGCGCTGA
- a CDS encoding DUF7537 family lipoprotein — translation MDRRVVATVAVVVVLSLAGCSALPAFDQDQTPAATPSPTATTTPSATPTPTATPTPQDPANVDYPDGYGPDGIEDPDAAARTHVDALVGADSYRFRFDVGVGSGNGTEDAFVYLLSVDQANETALEIRDDGDATRYQYYENDRLYLRLVVDGDEQYNATDTEFVPEQFTGSQYLGPLFEHVEYGTPETVDTDNGTLHRYRSENVTDPDAILPGNATEAEIASFTVQLVVHEDGYVRGARYIVVTENGSELAAVALVEDVNAETVTRPEWYDRAAEG, via the coding sequence ATGGACCGCCGGGTCGTCGCCACGGTCGCCGTCGTCGTCGTGCTGTCGCTCGCCGGCTGTTCGGCTCTCCCCGCTTTCGACCAGGACCAGACGCCGGCCGCGACGCCCTCGCCGACCGCGACCACGACACCCTCGGCGACCCCGACGCCGACCGCGACGCCGACGCCGCAGGACCCGGCGAACGTCGACTACCCCGACGGCTACGGTCCCGACGGCATCGAGGACCCCGACGCCGCGGCCCGGACCCACGTCGACGCGCTCGTCGGGGCCGACAGCTACCGGTTCCGATTCGACGTCGGCGTCGGCTCCGGCAACGGGACCGAGGACGCCTTCGTCTACCTCCTCTCGGTCGACCAGGCCAACGAGACGGCCCTGGAGATACGTGACGACGGCGACGCGACCCGCTACCAGTACTACGAGAACGACCGTCTCTACCTCAGACTCGTGGTCGACGGAGACGAGCAGTACAACGCGACGGACACCGAGTTCGTCCCCGAGCAGTTCACCGGCAGCCAGTATCTCGGCCCGCTGTTCGAGCACGTCGAGTACGGTACGCCCGAGACCGTCGATACCGACAACGGGACCCTCCACCGCTATCGCAGCGAGAACGTCACCGACCCCGACGCGATACTCCCGGGCAACGCGACCGAAGCCGAGATAGCGAGCTTCACGGTCCAGCTCGTCGTCCACGAGGACGGGTACGTCCGGGGCGCGCGATACATCGTCGTCACCGAGAACGGCTCCGAACTGGCTGCCGTCGCCCTCGTCGAGGACGTGAACGCCGAGACGGTGACCCGCCCCGAGTGGTACGACCGGGCGGCCGAGGGCTGA